A part of Vulcanisaeta moutnovskia 768-28 genomic DNA contains:
- a CDS encoding nucleotidyltransferase domain-containing protein, whose protein sequence is MIIIIKEFIHFAVLYGSLVYGLFSPLGDVDVAVMFRDSVNIIDALPMLIGDLALSLGFPEDRIDVAVLNDPLLPFEVRFRALTEGVPIYIGDRGVFIREVVRAVSLYGDYQVFLRVNGFSELIRRRVGELCGLFK, encoded by the coding sequence ATAATAATTATTATTAAGGAATTTATTCACTTTGCCGTTCTCTACGGCTCGCTGGTTTATGGCTTATTCAGTCCTCTTGGTGATGTGGATGTTGCGGTTATGTTTAGGGATAGTGTTAACATTATTGATGCGCTGCCCATGCTCATTGGCGACCTTGCACTGTCGCTGGGCTTTCCTGAGGATAGGATTGACGTTGCCGTGCTTAATGACCCACTGCTACCCTTTGAGGTTAGGTTCAGGGCTTTAACGGAGGGTGTGCCGATCTACATTGGTGACCGTGGGGTGTTCATTAGAGAGGTTGTTAGGGCGGTCAGCCTTTATGGTGATTATCAAGTGTTTTTGAGGGTTAATGGGTTTAGTGAGTTGATTAGGAGGAGGGTTGGTGAGTTATGTGGGTTGTTTAAGTGA
- a CDS encoding MFS transporter: MGGESKLTDKQILGFSRWFAFVGAFLAMFMISPYEYAFSAFSHDVTQFFHISAVFLGTVFTVNVFLESVFGWPAGFVRDRYGPWLLQLIAAFLVGIGYFAAIFGSPALLMWVYAVIGGIGAGIVYNNSVTVANKWFPDHRATVAGTISAGFSWGSIPIILLIGILPRTQPIAVFKSIMLGLAITSFVIILISAFLMRRDPPKGWKPSTYNPQSSRSKLIRATDYQFTFSETVRTWQFWILVITFLLVASEGLTIVSKAVQYGLYFHFALIIAVAASLGSSIMAGLGKFITGVVSDAIGVIKTLILFYALSGIFTLLSVLFGTIHNEIGFVTSVALAILTWASIYTVNPASIGYFYGEVASGNNYGLLYAIAKGSGAIYGGVLTAIMITSLGWINTMVISGLFGIIAALLAIPLLWKIPRPPRKA; this comes from the coding sequence ATGGGTGGGGAGTCAAAATTAACGGACAAGCAAATACTTGGTTTTAGCAGGTGGTTTGCCTTTGTTGGTGCATTCCTGGCAATGTTCATGATTAGTCCCTATGAGTATGCCTTTAGCGCTTTCTCGCATGATGTTACTCAATTCTTCCATATCAGTGCTGTGTTCCTTGGTACAGTATTTACAGTAAACGTGTTCCTTGAATCCGTGTTCGGCTGGCCAGCGGGATTCGTTAGAGATAGGTATGGACCTTGGCTTCTTCAATTAATTGCTGCATTTCTGGTTGGCATTGGTTACTTTGCGGCAATCTTTGGCTCACCAGCCCTGTTAATGTGGGTTTATGCCGTGATCGGTGGTATTGGTGCTGGTATTGTTTATAATAATAGCGTTACCGTGGCCAATAAGTGGTTCCCTGATCATAGAGCTACCGTGGCTGGCACCATATCAGCTGGCTTTAGCTGGGGATCAATACCAATAATACTACTAATTGGCATTTTACCCAGGACTCAGCCCATAGCCGTGTTTAAATCAATAATGCTAGGGCTTGCAATAACCTCCTTCGTAATAATATTGATCTCGGCCTTCCTCATGAGAAGAGACCCACCAAAAGGTTGGAAACCGTCCACGTATAATCCACAGTCATCAAGGTCAAAGCTAATACGTGCAACCGATTACCAATTTACATTCTCTGAGACAGTGAGAACTTGGCAATTCTGGATATTGGTCATTACATTCCTCCTAGTGGCTTCTGAGGGGTTAACTATAGTATCTAAGGCCGTTCAGTACGGGCTCTACTTCCACTTTGCCTTGATCATCGCTGTGGCTGCATCGCTTGGTTCATCAATAATGGCAGGTTTAGGTAAGTTCATAACCGGCGTTGTTTCTGATGCTATTGGTGTTATTAAGACATTAATCCTATTTTACGCCTTATCAGGTATATTCACGTTATTAAGTGTACTGTTTGGTACTATACATAATGAAATTGGCTTTGTTACATCAGTTGCTCTTGCTATCTTGACTTGGGCGTCAATATATACCGTCAATCCGGCATCCATTGGTTACTTCTACGGCGAGGTAGCGTCAGGAAATAACTATGGGTTGCTTTACGCCATAGCTAAGGGTAGTGGTGCTATTTATGGTGGTGTTTTGACGGCAATAATGATAACATCCTTAGGTTGGATAAATACGATGGTGATCTCAGGTCTCTTTGGAATAATAGCCGCACTATTGGCTATACCACTACTCTGGAAAATACCAAGACCTCCTAGGAAGGCATAA
- a CDS encoding 4Fe-4S dicluster-binding protein — translation MSVQVPSIYTIEIIYRGIHQRHLARNLARGIAYAARIAGSVALSYQRYGDDPERDGSPAKYFVVIAKGASEEVLDAEAARVEPDYVDVSIVLDDSILKGVESWAWQGIQPVHLKLRAGGLLIVVSKRSPDELIKFIPTRDSPYTLVVVYGERSIGDFWTFPDDGTVERILGAIAKVLPNVLSLNDVKKYLENLDKPNERISRALEAYQSLVKLREVKPGEGLPYKYEPPHLPGWKDMMIGGAIPGLRPNQRNPYFTGGTAKHYRPVINFDKCIKCSLCWEYCPDSVFDVTPDGYFNPVLAYCKGCGICAEVCPVPDTIIMVDEMEFEDGYGKFIDEYKAWKEGREAYRKWFESLLPKAQIISVRKR, via the coding sequence ATGTCTGTTCAAGTCCCCAGTATATACACGATAGAGATAATTTATAGAGGCATACACCAGAGGCACTTGGCAAGAAACTTAGCAAGGGGAATTGCCTATGCGGCTAGAATAGCTGGTAGCGTGGCTTTATCCTATCAAAGGTATGGTGATGATCCTGAAAGAGATGGTTCACCTGCGAAGTACTTTGTAGTTATTGCTAAGGGTGCCAGTGAGGAGGTTTTGGATGCCGAGGCCGCTAGGGTTGAGCCTGATTATGTGGATGTTTCGATAGTACTTGATGATTCAATACTCAAGGGTGTTGAGTCCTGGGCCTGGCAGGGAATTCAGCCAGTGCATTTGAAGTTGAGGGCTGGTGGATTATTGATAGTGGTTTCTAAGAGGAGTCCTGATGAATTAATCAAGTTTATACCAACTAGGGACTCTCCGTATACTCTTGTCGTTGTTTATGGGGAAAGAAGTATCGGTGATTTCTGGACATTCCCAGATGACGGCACGGTTGAAAGAATCCTTGGCGCAATAGCTAAGGTTTTACCAAATGTGCTGAGCCTTAATGATGTAAAGAAATACCTGGAGAATCTTGATAAGCCCAACGAAAGGATTAGCAGAGCCTTAGAGGCCTATCAATCACTTGTTAAGTTGAGGGAAGTTAAACCAGGTGAGGGCTTGCCGTATAAGTATGAGCCACCGCACCTACCTGGTTGGAAGGACATGATGATTGGCGGCGCAATACCTGGATTAAGACCAAATCAAAGAAACCCATACTTCACGGGTGGTACTGCTAAGCATTATAGGCCGGTTATTAACTTCGATAAGTGCATAAAGTGCAGTTTGTGTTGGGAGTACTGTCCTGACTCTGTATTTGACGTTACACCAGATGGTTACTTTAACCCGGTCCTCGCCTACTGTAAGGGTTGCGGTATATGCGCTGAGGTTTGTCCCGTACCAGACACAATAATAATGGTTGATGAGATGGAGTTTGAGGATGGTTATGGAAAGTTCATTGATGAGTACAAGGCCTGGAAGGAAGGTAGGGAGGCCTATAGAAAGTGGTTTGAGTCATTATTACCAAAGGCACAAATAATAAGTGTGAGAAAGAGGTGA
- a CDS encoding 30S ribosomal protein S30e: protein MPSHGSLTKAGKVRSQTPKVPAKPRRNLVPRRRNSRNYRRLLYRLGQGQQVS, encoded by the coding sequence GTGCCTTCCCACGGCAGTTTGACGAAAGCAGGTAAGGTGAGGAGTCAGACGCCTAAGGTTCCTGCTAAGCCTAGGAGGAATCTTGTGCCTAGGAGGAGGAATAGTCGTAATTATAGGCGTTTGCTTTATAGGCTTGGTCAGGGTCAGCAGGTTTCGTAG
- a CDS encoding pyruvate ferredoxin oxidoreductase, with amino-acid sequence MSVSALESKRLDAVLKGDEEVEVVGTGTDAVAYALMLADIDVTSAYPIRPYGGVMQTVARLIADGYMKAEYIVAAHEHDQFEIVKHASAVGARTFVGSSGVGWLLAIEAIVAISTDRYPVVALIGNRALDDPGAYGVEHNDALMVRDVGWLLTWVDTAQEALDTTLIAYRVAEDPSVMLPVGISMDGAFLTHSEHAFKIPPKSKVQKFLPPYDLGNRKLHPSNVISVAPQVNEDWVTELRKQMDEAMKNARKVIEEAYRDFAKIFGRDYGNPFIETYMVEDADVVMVGMGTVSKPIKEAVRRLRAKGEKVGFLRIRWFRPFPTEDIIRYLSGVKVVAVVDRDYSFGSPFDGGAVFTEIRSALYEAEHRPLMMNFIGGLGGREITYNDAINMFNMALNAARKGKVEQRVIWYGVRE; translated from the coding sequence ATGTCAGTTTCAGCACTTGAATCTAAACGTCTTGATGCAGTGCTTAAGGGAGATGAGGAGGTAGAGGTTGTTGGTACTGGCACTGATGCGGTGGCCTACGCACTAATGCTTGCTGATATTGATGTAACATCGGCATACCCAATAAGGCCTTACGGCGGTGTCATGCAGACGGTGGCTAGGTTAATAGCTGATGGTTATATGAAGGCCGAGTACATAGTGGCTGCCCATGAACATGACCAGTTCGAGATCGTTAAGCACGCATCTGCCGTTGGCGCAAGGACTTTTGTTGGCAGTAGTGGTGTTGGTTGGTTACTGGCTATTGAGGCCATAGTGGCCATTAGCACGGATAGGTACCCAGTGGTCGCATTAATAGGTAATAGGGCGCTTGATGATCCAGGAGCATATGGTGTAGAGCATAATGATGCATTGATGGTTAGGGACGTAGGCTGGTTATTGACATGGGTTGACACCGCCCAGGAGGCTCTGGACACCACATTAATAGCCTATAGGGTTGCTGAGGATCCAAGTGTCATGCTTCCAGTGGGTATATCAATGGATGGCGCATTCCTAACGCATAGCGAGCATGCATTTAAGATACCGCCTAAGTCTAAGGTCCAGAAGTTCCTACCACCCTACGATTTGGGCAACAGGAAGTTACACCCAAGCAACGTGATCAGTGTGGCACCACAGGTCAATGAGGACTGGGTTACAGAGCTTAGGAAGCAGATGGATGAGGCCATGAAGAATGCGAGGAAGGTTATTGAGGAGGCCTATAGGGACTTCGCGAAGATCTTCGGTAGGGATTATGGTAACCCATTTATTGAGACTTATATGGTTGAGGATGCCGACGTGGTCATGGTTGGTATGGGCACTGTTTCTAAACCAATTAAGGAGGCTGTGAGGAGATTGAGGGCCAAGGGTGAGAAGGTTGGCTTTCTCAGGATTAGGTGGTTTAGACCATTCCCAACCGAGGACATCATACGTTACCTGAGTGGTGTTAAGGTTGTGGCTGTTGTGGATAGGGATTACTCATTTGGTTCGCCTTTTGATGGTGGTGCAGTATTTACTGAAATAAGGAGTGCGTTGTATGAGGCGGAGCATAGGCCATTAATGATGAATTTCATTGGTGGACTTGGCGGTAGGGAGATTACCTATAATGATGCGATTAATATGTTCAATATGGCTTTGAATGCAGCTAGAAAAGGTAAGGTTGAGCAGAGGGTGATTTGGTATGGGGTTAGAGAGTAA
- the hepT gene encoding type VII toxin-antitoxin system HepT family RNase toxin produces the protein MGCLSDLLAIVKRNVDEVDLLVSRYGISELVSDYVLLNAVLHMLQVVIQAIIDMGLHIMVEKRLKAPSTYSEVPIYLNQVGIISVNDSVIFGRMIGFRNVLMHNYSQISIDVLRDILAKALYRDLLKIAVRLYEYAVSNGIDA, from the coding sequence GTGGGTTGTTTAAGTGATTTATTAGCTATTGTTAAGAGGAATGTTGATGAAGTCGACCTGCTAGTTTCTAGGTATGGCATTAGCGAATTAGTTAGTGATTATGTATTGCTGAATGCCGTGTTGCACATGCTCCAGGTGGTTATTCAAGCCATCATCGACATGGGTTTGCACATAATGGTTGAGAAGAGGCTCAAGGCGCCGTCCACGTACTCGGAGGTGCCCATTTACCTGAACCAAGTCGGTATAATAAGTGTTAACGACTCGGTGATCTTTGGGAGGATGATTGGATTTAGGAACGTACTCATGCATAACTACTCGCAGATTTCAATAGATGTCCTCCGTGATATCCTAGCCAAGGCACTCTATAGGGACTTGCTGAAAATCGCGGTAAGGCTTTATGAGTATGCCGTTAGTAATGGTATTGATGCGTAG
- a CDS encoding FAD-binding oxidoreductase → MGITEGIINELKRIVGESNIITDEVELTVYEADGSFVYTAKPDVVVFPRSTEEVAKVVRVAWENRIPIVGRGSGTSLSGGALPIEGGIVVSLARMNRVLELDIENETATAEAGVINLWVSDALAKFNYQYPIDLGYYFPADPGSQRVATIGGNISHNAGGVKCFKYGVTVNNVRGLKVVLPNGEIRFFGGKVIENPGYDIVGIISGSEGTMAIVTEAVLRIVSNYESVKTILAAFNSIEDAGTAVSRIISTGIRPVALEFMDKIAVNAIEAGPWGGGLPTDAEAILLIDVEGSEPGTSAEANRIIEILKSSGAYMVKLARDRAEANKWWSARKQAFGAMGFVGPNYITGDGTIPRKKLPEALHRIKEVGSKYGFRIANVFHAGDGNLHPLILYDERKPGERERALQAEDEILRMCVEIGGTITGEHGVGYYKKHLIGLLYTDYELNVMKNIKSVFDPLGIMNPGKIFPG, encoded by the coding sequence ATGGGAATAACCGAGGGCATTATTAATGAATTGAAGAGAATTGTTGGTGAGAGTAATATTATTACTGATGAGGTTGAGCTTACGGTTTATGAGGCTGATGGTTCATTTGTATACACGGCCAAACCTGATGTGGTTGTTTTTCCTAGGTCCACTGAGGAGGTTGCTAAGGTCGTCAGAGTTGCTTGGGAGAATAGAATACCGATTGTTGGTCGTGGATCAGGCACAAGCCTTAGTGGCGGTGCTCTGCCCATTGAGGGTGGTATTGTTGTTTCCCTAGCGAGGATGAATAGGGTCCTTGAGTTGGATATTGAGAATGAGACGGCCACTGCGGAGGCCGGTGTCATTAATCTATGGGTCAGTGACGCCTTGGCTAAGTTTAATTATCAGTATCCAATAGATCTTGGTTATTACTTCCCGGCCGATCCAGGTAGTCAGAGGGTGGCTACGATAGGCGGTAATATCAGCCATAATGCGGGTGGTGTTAAGTGCTTTAAGTATGGTGTTACTGTGAATAATGTGCGTGGATTAAAGGTCGTACTTCCCAACGGTGAGATTAGGTTCTTTGGTGGTAAGGTTATTGAGAATCCCGGTTATGACATTGTTGGCATTATAAGTGGTTCTGAAGGCACGATGGCCATAGTCACCGAGGCCGTTTTAAGGATTGTTAGTAATTATGAGTCCGTAAAGACCATACTAGCCGCATTTAATTCAATTGAGGATGCAGGAACAGCAGTTTCCAGAATAATAAGTACCGGCATTAGACCAGTAGCCCTGGAGTTCATGGATAAGATTGCCGTCAATGCCATTGAGGCTGGTCCATGGGGCGGTGGATTACCCACTGATGCAGAGGCCATATTACTCATTGATGTTGAGGGTTCAGAACCTGGAACAAGCGCTGAGGCTAATAGGATAATTGAAATACTTAAGTCATCCGGCGCATACATGGTTAAACTCGCCAGGGATAGAGCTGAGGCTAATAAGTGGTGGAGTGCCAGGAAGCAGGCCTTTGGCGCCATGGGCTTCGTAGGCCCTAACTACATTACTGGTGATGGTACAATACCTAGGAAGAAGTTACCTGAGGCGTTACATAGGATCAAGGAAGTTGGTAGTAAATACGGTTTTAGGATAGCCAATGTATTCCATGCTGGCGATGGCAACCTACACCCACTCATACTGTATGATGAGAGAAAGCCTGGTGAGAGGGAGAGAGCTTTGCAGGCTGAGGATGAGATACTTAGGATGTGTGTTGAGATTGGTGGTACAATAACTGGTGAGCATGGAGTTGGGTATTATAAGAAGCACCTAATTGGTTTGCTTTATACTGATTATGAATTGAATGTAATGAAGAACATAAAGTCCGTCTTCGATCCATTGGGTATTATGAACCCTGGGAAAATCTTTCCTGGGTGA
- a CDS encoding thiamine pyrophosphate-dependent enzyme: MAQTEYFDAGHRTCQGCESAMVLRWVAKAAGPNTIVIGATGCMYVANTTYYTTAWALPWIHTQLSGTGSAAVGTAAALKALMEKGKLPNEKINVIGICGDLGCADAGLSEVSNALTHTKYNFLILMYDNESSANTDIQETTMTPFGALTTFSPSGKQIRIMKYRWKKNMAAMMAVGHPEVKYVATAMAADPIDLYNKVRKALEIGGPTFIHTLDPCPKGWGYDPKYSHEIGKLAVETGLWPLFEIENGKFRLTSTSARIASGEIKRKPVKEYIRRQTRFKHLTDEDIEYIQRKVDEMWEKWLIPGLLPLTKELPYPETTKAQ; this comes from the coding sequence ATGGCTCAGACTGAGTACTTTGATGCTGGCCATAGGACTTGCCAAGGCTGTGAATCTGCAATGGTGCTTAGATGGGTTGCCAAGGCTGCTGGGCCTAATACTATAGTCATTGGCGCAACAGGCTGTATGTATGTAGCGAATACTACATACTATACAACGGCCTGGGCGTTACCTTGGATACACACTCAATTATCTGGCACTGGGTCGGCTGCTGTTGGTACTGCAGCAGCATTGAAGGCACTTATGGAAAAGGGTAAACTACCAAACGAGAAGATAAACGTAATTGGCATATGTGGTGACCTAGGCTGTGCAGATGCAGGCCTATCTGAGGTATCTAACGCATTAACACACACGAAGTATAACTTCCTAATACTCATGTATGATAATGAATCCAGCGCCAACACTGATATTCAAGAAACAACAATGACACCGTTTGGAGCACTGACAACCTTCAGCCCAAGTGGTAAGCAGATCAGGATAATGAAGTATAGGTGGAAGAAGAACATGGCTGCCATGATGGCTGTTGGACACCCAGAGGTTAAGTATGTAGCCACGGCAATGGCAGCGGATCCAATAGACCTATACAATAAGGTGAGGAAGGCTCTAGAGATTGGTGGACCAACATTCATACATACTCTAGATCCATGCCCGAAGGGTTGGGGCTACGATCCCAAGTACAGCCATGAAATAGGTAAGTTGGCGGTGGAGACAGGTCTATGGCCGCTCTTCGAGATAGAGAATGGCAAGTTCAGGCTAACAAGCACAAGCGCTAGGATAGCCAGCGGCGAGATTAAGAGAAAACCTGTTAAGGAGTACATAAGGAGGCAGACGAGGTTTAAGCACCTTACTGATGAGGATATTGAGTACATACAGAGGAAGGTTGATGAGATGTGGGAGAAGTGGTTAATACCTGGGCTATTGCCATTAACTAAGGAATTACCATATCCAGAGACAACAAAGGCTCAGTAA
- a CDS encoding FAD-binding oxidoreductase, giving the protein MTLEIALRNIEREVSNDSVREPTNKYIIDGLSPKVVLYPRDINELSVIMKNVSREKLSVIPIVNGSKVFMGNVPKSYDVALDLSRVHKVIEPDPEEMVGTYGVSASFNETQEALKRVGRRLPIDPPLSNYSSIGGIFSCNLFGPLTYIFMTTRDITLRVRAVMPDGTIVRWGTGMIKDVAGYNIKRLFIGSCGSLGIIYEVMSRIAAIPDVIAVAKVDKELGLLITRRLKPYGVIIINGTMYLRFEGIREEVEYRLSKLGEVSKIEVFYGNEADGLWYRLTSINEIFNYSVVLKVITPQAKLENAVKELPSDYLVKMPMIGEAYLGINSIDINTLNAARERINDLGGYLVILKAPVDIKRGIDVWGIGQNIDIMSKMKSVFDPAGIMNPGRFVGGL; this is encoded by the coding sequence ATGACCCTGGAAATAGCACTTAGGAATATTGAGAGGGAGGTTAGTAATGATTCAGTTAGGGAACCAACGAATAAGTACATAATTGACGGGCTATCACCTAAGGTCGTGCTATATCCAAGGGACATTAATGAACTAAGTGTAATAATGAAGAATGTGAGTAGAGAGAAATTGAGTGTAATACCCATTGTTAATGGGTCGAAGGTTTTCATGGGGAATGTACCTAAGTCGTATGATGTCGCGCTTGACTTAAGCCGTGTACATAAGGTTATAGAGCCAGATCCTGAGGAGATGGTTGGTACTTACGGAGTTAGTGCATCATTTAATGAGACTCAGGAAGCGCTTAAGAGAGTGGGTAGAAGGTTACCAATTGATCCACCTTTGTCGAACTACTCAAGCATCGGTGGTATATTCTCATGTAATCTATTTGGTCCTCTGACATACATCTTCATGACAACAAGGGATATAACACTTAGGGTTAGGGCCGTAATGCCTGATGGTACCATTGTTAGATGGGGCACTGGAATGATTAAGGATGTTGCTGGCTATAACATAAAGAGACTTTTCATAGGTTCCTGCGGCTCTCTAGGCATTATTTATGAGGTTATGTCGAGAATAGCGGCAATTCCTGATGTAATAGCAGTAGCCAAGGTAGATAAGGAACTTGGCTTATTGATCACCAGGAGGTTAAAGCCCTATGGAGTCATCATAATTAATGGCACTATGTATCTTAGGTTTGAGGGTATTAGGGAGGAGGTTGAGTATCGTCTAAGTAAGTTGGGTGAAGTTTCAAAAATTGAGGTTTTCTATGGTAATGAGGCCGATGGATTATGGTATAGATTAACATCAATTAATGAAATATTTAACTATAGTGTTGTGCTTAAGGTAATAACCCCGCAGGCCAAATTAGAGAATGCTGTGAAGGAGTTACCAAGTGATTACTTGGTTAAGATGCCCATGATTGGTGAGGCTTATCTTGGCATTAATAGTATTGATATTAACACCCTAAATGCCGCTAGGGAGAGAATTAATGACTTGGGTGGTTACCTGGTAATTTTGAAGGCACCTGTTGATATTAAGCGTGGCATTGATGTCTGGGGCATTGGTCAGAATATTGATATTATGTCAAAAATGAAATCTGTCTTTGACCCAGCAGGTATAATGAATCCAGGTAGGTTTGTGGGTGGTCTATGA
- the mcm gene encoding minichromosome maintenance protein MCM, producing MTTQETTEVSLDDLIQGLRGFIESSDRYVDEINNMIIQRKRSLVVDFHDLLISSKDLADMLLERPQLIIQAGSEAVRQAITERDPELAKSVRNFYMRFRRLPESLPIRRLRSEVLSKFIMVEGIITRQTPPRHYLRKSVFRCSQCGYEIEIPQPTSGFVQPPKRCPKCGAFNSMVFVEERSEFIDWQKVIVQEKPEELPPGQLPRSIEAILLDDLVDTVKPGDRVYLVGIMNLDLADLRKGKPPVVSSFMEVNYVESQQRELVEIEITPEDEKKILELSKMPDVRERIIRSIAPSIYGMEDIKEAIACLLFSGVPKIYPDGIRVRGDIHILLVGDPGMAKTQLLRFVTKIAPRAVYTTGKGSSAAGLTAAVVREKDTGEFYLEAGALVLADTGVAVIDEIDKMDAKDRVAIHEALEQQTVSIAKAGIVATLNARCSVLAAANPAFGRYLPNRTVAENVDLPVTLLSRFDLIFIIRDEPNLDRDKAIAEHITTLHAGEVPEGFTDIIPPDLLRKYIAYARKHVKPVLTHEARDRVVQFYVQMRAKSREPDSPIAITARQLEALIRLAEAEAKMRLSPVVEVEDADRAIRLFMKYLSSVGIDVESGKIDIDIIMTGKPKSTQERMALIMNLLAQLEDSSGGKPVRIEDLYREAESAGLDRQAVDKAINMLLKSGDIYMPKPGYVKRVLV from the coding sequence ATGACAACTCAAGAGACCACTGAAGTTAGTCTGGATGACTTAATTCAGGGGCTTAGAGGCTTCATTGAGTCTAGTGATAGGTATGTTGATGAGATTAATAACATGATTATACAGAGAAAGAGGTCCCTAGTCGTTGACTTTCATGACTTATTAATCAGTAGTAAGGATTTAGCGGATATGCTTCTCGAGAGACCTCAATTAATTATCCAGGCTGGTTCTGAGGCTGTTAGGCAGGCGATAACTGAGAGGGATCCTGAGCTGGCTAAGTCCGTTAGGAATTTCTACATGAGGTTTAGGAGACTCCCTGAGTCACTGCCCATTAGGAGGTTGAGGAGTGAGGTCTTGAGTAAGTTTATAATGGTTGAGGGCATAATAACTAGGCAGACACCGCCTAGGCACTATCTCAGGAAGTCCGTGTTTAGGTGTTCACAGTGTGGTTATGAGATTGAGATCCCACAACCAACCTCAGGCTTTGTTCAACCGCCGAAGCGTTGCCCCAAGTGTGGTGCATTTAATAGTATGGTATTTGTTGAGGAAAGGAGTGAATTCATTGATTGGCAGAAGGTGATTGTTCAAGAGAAGCCCGAGGAATTGCCGCCGGGTCAGTTGCCGAGGAGTATTGAGGCAATATTGCTTGACGACCTAGTAGACACAGTAAAGCCTGGTGATAGGGTTTACCTAGTGGGTATCATGAATCTCGACCTAGCTGACCTGAGGAAGGGTAAGCCACCCGTTGTCTCAAGTTTCATGGAGGTTAATTACGTGGAGAGTCAGCAGAGGGAGTTGGTGGAGATTGAGATCACGCCTGAGGATGAGAAGAAGATACTGGAGCTTTCAAAAATGCCCGATGTTAGGGAGAGGATAATCAGGTCAATAGCGCCTTCAATATACGGCATGGAGGACATTAAGGAGGCAATAGCATGCCTACTCTTTAGTGGTGTACCTAAGATTTACCCGGACGGTATTAGGGTTAGGGGTGACATACACATACTGCTTGTTGGTGATCCAGGTATGGCTAAGACGCAATTACTTAGGTTCGTCACTAAGATAGCGCCCAGGGCGGTATACACAACTGGTAAGGGTAGTTCGGCGGCGGGTTTGACGGCAGCTGTCGTACGTGAAAAAGACACAGGCGAGTTTTACCTAGAGGCTGGCGCATTGGTTCTTGCGGACACGGGTGTGGCTGTTATTGATGAGATTGATAAGATGGATGCGAAGGATAGGGTTGCCATTCATGAAGCTCTTGAACAACAAACAGTCTCTATAGCCAAGGCAGGTATTGTAGCCACACTAAATGCCAGGTGCAGCGTCTTAGCCGCAGCTAATCCAGCCTTCGGTAGGTATTTACCCAATAGGACTGTGGCTGAGAATGTGGATTTGCCGGTCACTTTGTTGTCAAGGTTCGACTTAATATTCATCATTAGGGATGAACCAAATCTCGATAGGGATAAGGCAATTGCTGAGCATATAACCACACTACATGCGGGTGAGGTTCCTGAGGGCTTTACTGATATAATACCACCCGATCTACTTAGGAAGTACATAGCCTATGCCCGTAAGCACGTTAAGCCAGTACTAACGCATGAGGCTAGGGACCGAGTCGTACAATTCTACGTACAGATGAGGGCTAAGTCCAGGGAACCAGACTCACCAATAGCGATAACCGCTAGGCAACTAGAGGCCTTGATTAGGTTGGCCGAGGCCGAGGCCAAAATGAGGCTTAGCCCTGTGGTTGAGGTTGAGGATGCGGATAGAGCAATTAGACTCTTCATGAAGTACCTGAGCAGTGTTGGTATTGATGTTGAGTCTGGGAAGATTGACATTGATATTATAATGACAGGCAAGCCCAAGTCAACCCAGGAGAGGATGGCATTAATAATGAACCTACTGGCCCAGCTTGAGGATTCCAGCGGTGGTAAGCCCGTGAGAATTGAGGACCTGTACAGGGAGGCTGAGTCAGCTGGGCTCGATAGGCAGGCAGTGGATAAGGCAATAAACATGCTGCTTAAGTCTGGCGACATATACATGCCGAAGCCAGGTTATGTGAAGAGAGTCCTTGTCTGA